In Hamadaea flava, a genomic segment contains:
- a CDS encoding TolB family protein — MNDQQLTTLFAESDLSGQPDLPPDYLPGLLAKARRSARQRRLVTMLAAAAAVLVVLGLTAVIRPHATGLPPADRTPGTPTIPDRIAPYSRLTSDVSASPPGRALMIYEYGNGELFNEWQSLALSADGDVYRQLGAVADGRQWLLSPDGRTVILAESRRATAALTLLDLTAAKVREVPLPGPMGVVLLAVSADGRKVAYSTAPLPEDMSADNSIEFQNAQLGKLSIVDLSTGEVMAVPDFQPVVAAAFAPDGRRLAFQAKRKIWIMTLGGRLETPVDVPEGWGMAPQNAWSADGTRLATTQWRTELGQTRDDTTLSVYVVDSWYGYGVVDLATGRHRKINADTDTFLGWRDRDHTIVFTPSGADNGGDEIAEVTLDGGTRTSLTRFDAGKSCELGTQTCQTYRLTVAAGLLPDLTTRPAGTAHRGPWPTWVWLVVGIPLLLVALITGFVVQRIRRARRRRAQVPPTQLPPTQLPPTQLPPTPEPPASHPSAE, encoded by the coding sequence GTGAACGACCAGCAGCTCACCACCCTGTTCGCCGAATCGGACCTGAGCGGGCAGCCCGACCTCCCGCCGGATTACCTTCCGGGGTTGCTGGCCAAGGCGCGCCGGTCGGCCCGGCAGCGCCGCCTCGTGACGATGCTCGCCGCCGCGGCCGCCGTTCTCGTCGTCCTCGGGCTGACGGCGGTGATCCGTCCACATGCGACCGGATTGCCGCCCGCCGACCGAACCCCGGGTACGCCGACCATCCCGGACCGCATCGCGCCGTACTCCCGGCTCACCAGCGACGTGTCGGCGAGCCCGCCCGGCCGCGCACTCATGATCTACGAGTACGGCAACGGCGAGCTGTTCAACGAATGGCAGTCACTCGCGCTGAGTGCGGACGGCGACGTCTATCGGCAGCTCGGCGCGGTCGCCGACGGTCGCCAATGGCTGCTGTCGCCGGACGGCCGGACGGTGATCCTCGCCGAGTCGAGGCGAGCCACCGCTGCGCTGACGCTCCTGGACCTCACGGCCGCCAAGGTACGCGAAGTGCCCCTGCCCGGGCCGATGGGCGTCGTGCTGCTCGCCGTCTCGGCGGACGGCCGGAAGGTGGCGTACTCGACGGCGCCGTTGCCCGAGGACATGAGTGCGGATAACTCCATCGAGTTTCAGAACGCCCAGCTCGGCAAGTTGTCCATTGTCGACCTGTCAACCGGCGAGGTCATGGCGGTTCCGGATTTCCAGCCGGTGGTGGCGGCCGCATTCGCGCCGGACGGCCGGCGGCTGGCTTTCCAGGCCAAGCGGAAGATCTGGATCATGACACTGGGCGGACGCCTGGAGACGCCGGTCGACGTTCCCGAGGGCTGGGGCATGGCACCGCAGAACGCCTGGTCGGCCGACGGCACCAGGCTGGCGACGACGCAGTGGCGGACCGAGCTGGGGCAGACCCGGGACGACACGACCTTGAGCGTGTACGTCGTGGACTCCTGGTACGGGTACGGCGTCGTCGACCTGGCCACCGGCCGGCATCGGAAGATCAACGCCGACACCGACACGTTCCTCGGCTGGCGCGATCGCGACCACACGATCGTGTTCACGCCCAGCGGCGCGGACAACGGGGGCGACGAGATCGCCGAGGTCACCCTCGACGGCGGTACGCGTACGAGCCTGACCCGGTTCGACGCCGGGAAGAGTTGCGAGCTGGGCACGCAGACCTGTCAGACCTATCGGCTGACCGTCGCGGCGGGGCTGCTGCCCGACCTGACGACTCGTCCGGCCGGCACCGCGCATCGGGGGCCGTGGCCGACCTGGGTCTGGCTCGTGGTCGGCATCCCGTTGCTGCTCGTCGCCCTGATCACCGGGTTCGTCGTCCAGCGGATCCGCCGCGCTCGCCGTCGGCGCGCTCAGGTTCCGCCGACTCAGCTCCCGCCGACTCAGCTCCCGCCGACTCAGCTCCCGCCGACTCCGGAACCGCCGGCTTCGCACCCGTCCGCAGAGTGA
- a CDS encoding DUF6223 family protein produces MNTQTTAAVAAYTLTTGRLFGTAAAFLALAGVVLGVLALIRPAAARRRAMLALATGAAGLIVGGFVVGLAKGGPGTGYGVVGGWAALAIGLVATVLGGLALARSRRPGTPA; encoded by the coding sequence ATGAACACTCAGACGACGGCCGCTGTGGCGGCGTACACGTTGACGACTGGACGACTCTTCGGCACCGCGGCCGCGTTCCTGGCGTTGGCCGGCGTGGTGCTGGGCGTCCTCGCGCTGATCCGCCCGGCCGCGGCTCGCCGCCGCGCGATGCTGGCCCTCGCCACCGGAGCCGCGGGCCTGATCGTGGGCGGGTTCGTGGTGGGCCTGGCCAAGGGCGGACCCGGAACCGGCTATGGCGTCGTCGGCGGCTGGGCCGCCCTCGCGATCGGCCTGGTCGCGACGGTGCTCGGCGGGCTGGCCCTGGCCCGGTCCCGCCGGCCCGGAACCCCGGCCTGA
- a CDS encoding glycoside hydrolase family 43 protein, translated as MPRSTNPVLPGSHPDPSILRVGDDYYLATSTFEWYPGVRVHHSRDLVRWQAIGGILDETRLLDLTGCPDSGGVWAPNLTYADGLFHLVYSNISTYAGGFTDGPNHLVTAPTIEGPWSEPVLLHARGFDASLFHDGDESWLINLVHDWRPGYGGSAGLEATRYDRAERRLVGTPQRIQLPPKAGWIEGPNLYRRGDWYYLITADGGTSWEHQVTVARSRTLTGPYERDPDSPLLTAKHRPDWPLQKAGHGSLVPAGDGEWWLAYLVARPIGVHGPCILGRETALARVEWTDDGWPVVAGGLPPLTVPPASEPTAAPAGEPAAAPAAERPTAAWPVVTEVDDFDSTRLGPQWSTLRRLPDPNWLSLTERPSHLRIRGGRSPQSLVGPSLVARRVTEPKATFEAVVDFQPTAFQQLAGLTAYYNTRNWHFVYLTADDDGARVLRVATRDQGRLTVHAETVAAAGPEPVRLRLRFDDAELTCWYATETEWQRIGPMLDATVVSDEHVVEFDVDQIRSLGFTGAFAGLWVWDLNGHGHPADFDRAAYTVDNVSADDRQAGAH; from the coding sequence GTGCCGAGATCGACCAACCCTGTGCTGCCCGGATCGCACCCCGATCCCTCGATCCTCCGCGTGGGCGACGACTACTACCTCGCGACGTCGACCTTCGAGTGGTACCCGGGCGTACGCGTGCACCACTCGCGTGATCTCGTGCGCTGGCAGGCGATCGGCGGCATCCTCGACGAGACCCGGCTGCTGGACCTGACCGGCTGCCCGGACTCCGGCGGTGTGTGGGCGCCGAATCTCACGTACGCCGACGGCCTGTTCCATCTCGTCTACAGCAACATCTCCACGTACGCGGGCGGCTTCACCGACGGCCCGAACCACCTCGTCACCGCACCCACGATCGAGGGACCGTGGTCGGAGCCGGTGCTGCTGCACGCGCGCGGCTTCGACGCGTCGCTGTTCCACGACGGCGACGAGAGCTGGCTCATCAACCTCGTGCACGACTGGCGACCCGGGTACGGCGGCTCGGCCGGGCTGGAGGCGACCCGCTACGACCGGGCCGAACGGCGTCTCGTCGGTACGCCGCAACGCATCCAGCTTCCGCCGAAAGCCGGCTGGATCGAAGGACCGAACCTGTATCGGCGTGGCGACTGGTACTACCTGATCACCGCCGACGGCGGCACCAGCTGGGAACACCAGGTGACCGTCGCCCGCTCGCGTACGCTCACCGGCCCCTACGAACGCGACCCGGACAGCCCGCTGCTCACGGCGAAGCACCGCCCGGACTGGCCGCTGCAGAAGGCCGGGCATGGCAGCCTCGTACCGGCCGGCGACGGCGAATGGTGGCTGGCGTACCTGGTCGCCCGGCCGATCGGCGTACACGGGCCGTGCATCCTCGGCCGCGAGACCGCGCTCGCCCGGGTGGAGTGGACGGACGACGGGTGGCCGGTCGTCGCGGGCGGCCTGCCGCCCCTGACGGTCCCTCCCGCCAGCGAGCCGACGGCTGCGCCCGCTGGGGAACCCGCGGCTGCTCCCGCTGCGGAACGGCCTACGGCCGCGTGGCCGGTCGTGACAGAGGTCGACGACTTCGACTCCACGCGGCTCGGTCCACAGTGGTCGACGCTACGCCGCCTTCCCGATCCGAACTGGCTGTCGCTGACCGAACGGCCGTCACACCTGCGGATCCGCGGCGGCCGGTCGCCACAGAGCCTGGTCGGGCCGAGCCTCGTCGCCCGGCGCGTCACCGAGCCGAAGGCTACCTTCGAGGCCGTCGTCGACTTCCAGCCGACGGCGTTCCAGCAGCTCGCTGGGCTGACGGCGTACTACAACACGCGCAACTGGCATTTCGTGTACCTGACGGCGGACGACGACGGGGCCCGCGTACTGCGTGTGGCCACACGGGATCAGGGTCGGTTGACCGTGCACGCCGAGACCGTCGCAGCCGCTGGTCCCGAGCCGGTCCGGCTCCGGCTGCGCTTCGACGACGCCGAGCTGACCTGCTGGTACGCCACCGAGACGGAGTGGCAGCGTATCGGTCCGATGCTCGACGCGACCGTGGTCTCCGATGAACACGTGGTGGAGTTCGACGTGGACCAGATCCGGTCGCTCGGGTTCACCGGTGCGTTCGCCGGCCTGTGGGTGTGGGACCTGAACGGACACGGCCACCCCGCCGACTTCGACCGCGCGGCGTACACAGTGGACAATGTTTCCGCTGACGATCGCCAAGCCGGCGCTCACTGA
- a CDS encoding alpha/beta fold hydrolase, translated as MGENLVAVNDVHLCVEELGDPADPSILLIGGASSSMDWWDAEFCRRLASGEVTGEVNGDATGEVNGDATRAKDGLGGRHVIRYDHRDTGRSTAYPVGEPGYGSRELLEDASALIERLAGGHAHVVGVSMGGGLAQDLVLRHPERVASLTLISTSPIARRDPAVPLPPMAARLSGVSLPDPDWSDRESVVEYYLAQEELYAGPSSFDTAHTREVAGRVFDRSTDLEASAKNHWIVITTDDEDDAPRDLGTVTAPTLVIHGDADPMFPVAHGVALTAEIPGATLLVLDGGGHQVPPPATWDVVVPAIRRHTCREMS; from the coding sequence ATGGGGGAGAACCTGGTAGCCGTCAATGACGTGCACTTGTGCGTCGAGGAGCTCGGCGATCCGGCCGACCCGTCGATCCTGCTGATCGGCGGCGCGTCCAGTTCGATGGACTGGTGGGACGCGGAGTTCTGCCGCCGCCTGGCCAGCGGTGAAGTCACTGGAGAAGTCAACGGAGACGCCACCGGAGAAGTCAACGGAGACGCCACCAGGGCGAAGGACGGTCTGGGTGGCCGGCACGTCATCCGCTACGACCACCGCGACACCGGCCGGTCGACGGCGTACCCGGTGGGCGAGCCCGGCTATGGCAGTCGGGAGCTGCTGGAGGACGCGTCGGCGTTGATCGAGCGATTGGCCGGCGGCCACGCGCACGTCGTCGGAGTGTCCATGGGCGGCGGCCTCGCCCAGGACCTGGTTCTACGCCATCCGGAGCGGGTGGCGTCGTTGACGCTGATCTCCACCAGCCCGATCGCCCGACGTGATCCGGCCGTGCCGTTGCCGCCGATGGCCGCGCGGTTGAGCGGGGTGTCGCTGCCCGACCCGGACTGGTCCGACCGCGAATCCGTCGTGGAGTACTACCTCGCGCAGGAGGAGCTGTATGCCGGACCGTCGTCGTTCGACACCGCGCATACCCGGGAGGTCGCCGGACGGGTCTTCGATCGGTCCACCGATCTGGAGGCGAGCGCCAAGAACCACTGGATCGTGATCACGACCGACGACGAGGACGACGCGCCGCGCGACTTGGGCACGGTGACGGCCCCGACACTGGTGATCCACGGCGACGCCGACCCGATGTTCCCGGTCGCGCACGGTGTGGCGCTCACGGCCGAGATCCCGGGCGCGACGTTGCTCGTCCTCGACGGCGGCGGTCACCAGGTACCGCCGCCCGCCACCTGGGATGTCGTCGTCCCGGCGATCCGGCGGCACACCTGTCGCGAAATGAGCTGA
- a CDS encoding TetR/AcrR family transcriptional regulator, whose translation MHDNLPDRLVQAGVALLRQEGVEALSLREIARRAGVSHGAPRRYFPTHQRLLGAIAREGYREFDRRISAVASAGGDPAEQLLQIGRVYVAFAASDRGMFELMFRHDLLRGNEIGLRQDSLALFDVLVRLAERAGAKPARRRAAALWANLQGIAQLHLWGSLELAAGADDVDTLLRTAVSAHLGTQDQATSQADQAPSQAASQAPSQAPSQAPSQAPSQATGPADEPTAQETALGA comes from the coding sequence ATGCATGACAACCTGCCGGATCGGCTGGTCCAGGCCGGCGTGGCACTGCTGCGGCAGGAGGGCGTCGAGGCGCTCTCGTTGCGGGAGATCGCCCGGCGGGCCGGAGTCTCCCATGGTGCCCCGCGCCGTTACTTCCCGACCCATCAGCGGCTGCTGGGCGCGATCGCGCGCGAGGGCTACCGAGAGTTCGACCGCCGGATCAGCGCGGTCGCTTCGGCCGGCGGCGACCCGGCGGAGCAGCTCCTTCAGATCGGGCGGGTCTACGTCGCCTTCGCCGCGTCCGATCGCGGCATGTTCGAGTTGATGTTCCGGCACGACCTGCTGCGCGGCAACGAGATCGGGCTGCGCCAGGACAGCCTCGCGCTCTTCGACGTCCTCGTACGCCTCGCCGAGCGGGCGGGGGCGAAGCCGGCCCGCCGCCGGGCCGCCGCGCTCTGGGCCAATCTGCAGGGCATCGCCCAACTGCACCTGTGGGGCAGCCTGGAGCTGGCCGCCGGCGCCGACGACGTCGACACCCTGCTCCGGACGGCGGTCAGCGCCCACCTCGGAACTCAGGACCAAGCCACCAGCCAAGCTGACCAAGCCCCCAGCCAAGCCGCCAGCCAAGCCCCCAGCCAAGCCCCCAGCCAAGCCCCCAGCCAAGCCCCCAGCCAAGCCACCGGGCCGGCCGATGAACCGACCGCACAAGAGACTGCACTGGGAGCCTGA
- a CDS encoding alpha/beta fold hydrolase, producing MNTLADAEGRVAVACGVTPIEYAVEIPGFGGRTRVLESGSGPVLVLLPDVATAASVWLPLMARLTGHRVLAVDLPGFGQAEPTDYRTVSHLRGFAVGFVHGLLDAMSLEAVAIGGNGVGGLWALWTAADRAECVRAIALLGAPACTAGTSVLTPRKLSGWPMTGRRSGGQDRWARLGQSPDRLPDGWAELTDAVAARPGFDTAFRTLSRATHASGGYGATDLGRLPQPVGLLLGERDPLARLDTLGTIADVISGPAIHAGGAGHLPWLDNAPAAAEVLGAFLAETDSAPAHGRSADRAAKVWPVPAPRSATTGSGAPVAVKPDKDGG from the coding sequence ATGAACACGCTGGCAGACGCGGAGGGGCGCGTCGCCGTCGCCTGCGGTGTCACGCCGATCGAGTACGCCGTCGAGATCCCGGGCTTCGGCGGCCGGACTCGCGTACTGGAGTCTGGATCGGGTCCGGTCCTGGTGCTCCTGCCCGACGTCGCGACGGCGGCCTCGGTGTGGCTGCCGCTCATGGCCCGGCTCACCGGGCATCGGGTGCTCGCCGTCGACCTGCCCGGCTTCGGCCAGGCCGAGCCGACGGACTATCGCACCGTCTCCCACCTGCGTGGGTTCGCCGTCGGCTTCGTGCACGGGCTGCTGGACGCGATGAGCCTGGAGGCGGTCGCCATCGGCGGCAACGGCGTCGGCGGATTGTGGGCACTGTGGACCGCCGCCGACCGGGCCGAGTGCGTACGCGCGATCGCGTTGCTCGGCGCACCCGCGTGCACGGCCGGGACGTCCGTGCTCACGCCGCGGAAGCTGAGCGGCTGGCCGATGACCGGTCGCCGGAGTGGCGGGCAGGACCGGTGGGCCCGGCTCGGGCAGTCCCCGGATCGGCTGCCGGACGGCTGGGCCGAGCTGACCGACGCCGTGGCGGCGCGGCCCGGCTTCGACACCGCGTTCAGGACACTGTCCCGGGCGACCCACGCCAGCGGCGGCTACGGCGCGACCGACTTGGGACGGCTTCCCCAACCGGTCGGCCTGCTGCTGGGCGAACGCGATCCGCTGGCACGGCTCGACACGCTCGGCACGATCGCCGACGTGATCAGCGGACCGGCGATCCACGCGGGCGGGGCCGGTCACCTGCCCTGGCTCGACAACGCACCGGCTGCGGCCGAAGTGCTGGGGGCGTTTCTCGCCGAGACCGACTCCGCTCCGGCGCACGGGCGCTCGGCCGACCGGGCGGCGAAGGTCTGGCCGGTTCCCGCGCCGAGATCCGCGACCACGGGTTCGGGCGCTCCGGTCGCCGTCAAGCCGGACAAGGACGGCGGATGA
- a CDS encoding response regulator, which yields MIRVLLADDQPLIRSGFRALLEAEEDIEVVAEAANGIETLALVRQWLPDIALVDVQMPGMDGIEVTGRIAADPALAGVHVVILTNYGRDEYVFTALRAGAAGFLVKDIEPEDFLHSVRVAARGDALLAPSITRRLIDRYVTEPPRQDAEATLTWLTNREREAVVLVAKGLSNDEIAARMAISPVTAKTHVNRAMTKLHARDRAQLVIIAYETGLVTPRTA from the coding sequence ATGATCCGCGTACTGCTGGCCGACGACCAGCCGTTGATCCGAAGTGGATTCCGTGCGCTGCTGGAGGCCGAGGAGGACATCGAGGTCGTCGCCGAGGCGGCGAACGGGATCGAGACCCTGGCGCTGGTCCGGCAGTGGCTGCCCGACATCGCCCTCGTCGACGTGCAGATGCCGGGGATGGACGGCATCGAGGTGACCGGCCGGATCGCCGCCGATCCGGCCCTGGCCGGGGTGCACGTCGTCATCCTGACCAACTACGGCCGCGACGAGTACGTGTTCACCGCGTTGCGGGCCGGGGCGGCCGGATTCCTCGTCAAGGACATCGAACCCGAGGACTTCCTGCACTCTGTACGCGTCGCCGCCCGGGGTGACGCGCTGCTGGCCCCGTCGATCACCCGTCGGCTGATCGACCGGTACGTCACCGAACCGCCTCGGCAGGACGCCGAGGCGACGCTGACCTGGCTGACCAACCGGGAGCGGGAGGCGGTCGTCCTCGTGGCGAAGGGGCTGTCCAACGACGAGATCGCCGCCCGGATGGCGATCAGTCCGGTGACCGCGAAGACACACGTCAACCGCGCAATGACGAAGCTGCACGCGCGCGACCGCGCCCAGCTCGTGATCATCGCGTACGAGACGGGGCTGGTGACCCCGCGCACCGCCTAG
- a CDS encoding SDR family NAD(P)-dependent oxidoreductase — protein sequence MYEDLRDQVVLITGSSRGIGAAMAVAFAEVGARVVLHGRDEVALDGVRRRVERAGASALVVTGDVTRSAALAAMRDRINAEVGPVDVLITSAGSSKSRPTPIEEIDEEDWRADVERNLTSTFLTVKCFLPDMKSRGSGVVLTLSSAAGRRASARTLVAYGAAKAGVQIFTQDLAAQVGPAGIRANCIAPETILTETNEKWIQGDQRQMLIDMHPVRRLGTVDDVARAALFLASAESGWISGVVLDIAGGATLV from the coding sequence ATGTACGAGGATCTACGCGACCAGGTCGTCCTGATCACGGGCAGCTCACGGGGCATCGGCGCGGCCATGGCGGTCGCGTTCGCCGAGGTCGGCGCCCGAGTCGTGCTGCACGGACGGGACGAGGTCGCGCTGGACGGCGTACGCCGTCGGGTCGAGCGGGCCGGTGCGTCCGCGCTGGTCGTGACCGGTGACGTCACACGCTCAGCCGCTCTCGCCGCGATGCGCGACCGGATCAACGCCGAGGTCGGCCCGGTCGACGTGCTCATCACGAGCGCCGGCAGCAGCAAAAGCCGCCCGACGCCGATCGAGGAGATCGACGAGGAGGACTGGCGCGCCGACGTCGAACGCAACCTCACCTCGACGTTCCTGACGGTCAAGTGCTTCCTGCCCGACATGAAGAGCCGAGGCTCGGGGGTCGTCCTCACGCTGTCGTCGGCCGCGGGACGTCGTGCGAGCGCGCGCACGCTGGTCGCGTACGGGGCGGCGAAGGCGGGCGTGCAGATCTTCACGCAGGACCTGGCTGCCCAGGTCGGACCGGCCGGAATCCGGGCCAACTGCATCGCGCCGGAGACGATCCTGACCGAGACCAACGAGAAGTGGATCCAGGGCGACCAGCGGCAGATGCTCATCGACATGCATCCCGTACGCCGCTTGGGCACGGTGGACGACGTCGCCCGGGCCGCATTGTTCCTCGCGTCGGCGGAGTCGGGCTGGATCAGCGGTGTGGTGCTCGACATCGCGGGCGGTGCGACCCTCGTCTGA
- a CDS encoding carbon-nitrogen hydrolase family protein — protein MPRRLRIATVQSPVTINPAANGATLRDLMRRAYDEGARLVHMPEGAVSGYVGGDKPYYRGWDIDWKPLGTELDEIAELAAGLGLWVVAGSHHRLTPPNRPHNSLYVISDQGVLVNRYDKRYLSASEVDEFFTPGREPVTFTVDGFTFGLLLCIEVNFPELWTAYAEAGVDCILFSSYSEDPIFETIARGHAATTTAWVSVSVPAQVSHAMPAGVIGPHGDWLATGNRSGLSDLVCVDLDDSDPRLHFPLHAARPWRAVAREGGVYDRRMVDDPRSHERATF, from the coding sequence ATGCCTCGCCGCCTGCGGATCGCAACGGTACAGAGCCCGGTCACCATCAATCCAGCCGCCAACGGCGCCACCCTGCGGGATCTGATGCGCCGCGCGTACGACGAGGGCGCTCGGCTGGTGCACATGCCAGAGGGCGCGGTCAGCGGCTACGTCGGCGGGGACAAGCCGTACTACCGCGGCTGGGACATCGACTGGAAGCCGCTCGGGACCGAGCTGGACGAGATCGCGGAGCTGGCCGCCGGCCTCGGGCTCTGGGTGGTGGCCGGCTCGCATCATCGACTGACCCCGCCGAACCGGCCGCACAACAGCCTCTACGTCATCTCCGACCAGGGTGTGCTCGTCAACCGGTACGACAAGCGCTACCTGTCCGCCTCCGAGGTCGACGAGTTCTTCACCCCGGGCCGGGAGCCGGTGACCTTCACCGTCGACGGCTTCACCTTCGGTCTGCTGCTGTGCATCGAGGTCAACTTTCCAGAGCTGTGGACGGCGTACGCCGAAGCCGGGGTCGACTGCATCCTGTTCTCCTCGTACTCCGAGGACCCGATCTTCGAGACGATCGCCCGGGGGCACGCCGCGACCACCACCGCCTGGGTGTCGGTGTCGGTGCCCGCCCAGGTCAGTCACGCGATGCCGGCCGGGGTCATCGGCCCGCACGGCGACTGGCTGGCGACCGGCAACCGGTCCGGCCTGTCGGACCTGGTCTGCGTGGACCTCGACGACAGCGATCCCCGGCTCCACTTCCCCCTGCACGCCGCCCGCCCGTGGCGCGCGGTCGCCCGCGAGGGCGGTGTCTACGACCGGCGGATGGTCGACGACCCCCGCAGCCACGAACGCGCGACCTTCTGA
- a CDS encoding sensor histidine kinase, translating into MGTRRARVPAGVTDAAIAAGVAVTLLIAGLSVDRPAHYAEYAGLAYVLLAVSGLVLFFRRRNPLAVLVLTGLCALGYQALQADVAAVAFLFAVYAAVRAGHRLVTVVAAVLMLITLPIAVLLSSPEMPVRAALAHSRGALEIAWIVAAFAAGEALRQAEARADEAERTREEAALRRANQERLHIARELHDSLTHQISVITVQATVAVHLARKRGEAVPDALVAIEQAGREAARELRATLEALRDDGKASAHGLDQIPELVERARTSGLLATLTVEGQPQSLPVAVDRTAYRIVQESLTNVARHAGAATASVRIGYRPGALAIQVDDDGSAMPAAPPTPGVGLLGMRERVSALGGRLRAEPRVEGGFTVEAELPVDHAA; encoded by the coding sequence ATGGGTACCCGACGCGCTCGTGTTCCGGCCGGGGTCACCGATGCGGCGATCGCGGCCGGAGTCGCCGTGACCCTGCTGATCGCGGGCCTGTCCGTCGATCGCCCCGCCCACTACGCGGAATACGCCGGGCTTGCCTACGTGCTGCTGGCCGTCAGCGGCCTCGTCCTCTTCTTCCGCCGCCGGAATCCCCTCGCGGTCCTCGTCCTGACCGGCTTGTGCGCACTGGGCTACCAGGCGCTCCAAGCCGACGTGGCCGCCGTCGCGTTCCTGTTCGCGGTGTACGCGGCCGTCCGCGCCGGCCACCGTCTCGTGACCGTCGTCGCTGCGGTGCTGATGCTGATCACGCTGCCGATCGCCGTCCTCCTCAGCTCGCCGGAGATGCCGGTGCGGGCCGCGCTGGCCCATTCCCGGGGCGCATTGGAGATCGCGTGGATCGTCGCCGCCTTCGCGGCCGGTGAAGCGCTGCGCCAAGCCGAGGCGCGCGCGGACGAAGCCGAGCGTACGCGCGAAGAAGCGGCGCTGCGCAGGGCGAACCAGGAGCGGCTGCACATCGCACGGGAGCTGCACGATTCGCTGACCCATCAGATCTCGGTCATCACCGTGCAGGCCACCGTCGCCGTCCACCTCGCCCGGAAGCGGGGCGAAGCGGTGCCCGACGCGCTCGTGGCGATCGAGCAGGCCGGGCGGGAGGCAGCCCGGGAGTTGCGGGCGACCCTGGAGGCGTTGCGGGACGACGGAAAGGCGTCGGCGCACGGCCTCGATCAGATCCCTGAGCTGGTGGAACGCGCTCGGACGAGCGGGCTCCTGGCGACGCTGACCGTCGAGGGTCAGCCGCAGAGCCTGCCGGTGGCGGTCGACCGGACGGCGTACCGGATCGTGCAGGAGTCGCTGACCAACGTCGCCCGGCACGCCGGCGCGGCCACCGCCTCGGTACGCATCGGCTACCGGCCGGGTGCCCTCGCGATCCAGGTCGACGACGACGGCAGTGCCATGCCGGCCGCCCCGCCGACGCCCGGCGTCGGATTGCTCGGTATGCGCGAACGGGTCAGCGCGCTCGGTGGGCGGCTGCGGGCCGAACCCCGCGTCGAAGGCGGGTTCACCGTCGAGGCCGAGCTTCCGGTGGATCACGCCGCATGA
- a CDS encoding DUF5990 family protein yields the protein MRIRIEGRNLPGRPGVAVGVQRRDKPAELLGVQPGDAAQVAWELTATAAKVVDGRLDVRGPHIQGGPGQRFVYLTWLGSDGVMFRRAKLWLDGIDPATAEAALAAGRLTARLGLTDPAGDPVCASVRPPLISWTVD from the coding sequence ATGCGGATCCGGATCGAGGGGCGGAACCTGCCGGGACGGCCGGGCGTCGCGGTCGGCGTACAGCGGCGGGACAAGCCTGCCGAACTGCTCGGGGTGCAGCCCGGCGACGCTGCCCAGGTCGCCTGGGAACTGACGGCCACGGCGGCGAAGGTCGTCGACGGCCGGCTCGACGTGCGCGGGCCGCACATCCAGGGCGGGCCCGGTCAGCGGTTCGTCTACCTGACCTGGCTCGGCTCCGACGGCGTCATGTTCCGGCGGGCGAAGCTGTGGCTCGACGGGATCGACCCGGCGACCGCCGAAGCGGCGCTGGCCGCCGGTCGGCTCACGGCTCGGCTCGGTCTCACCGATCCTGCCGGTGATCCGGTGTGTGCGAGCGTACGTCCGCCGCTGATCAGCTGGACCGTGGACTGA
- a CDS encoding SigE family RNA polymerase sigma factor, which produces MREDDERGYSQFVQGRVTALQRTAYHLCGDWHEAHDLVQAALIRLYRHWPRVSAADSPDAYVRRMLVNVFLDQRRGWWSRHVRPFGDPPELPASTADPAVDLVVDRAVDLQAALVRLSPGQRAVLVLRYWEGLDVAETAAALGCSPGTVKSQTSYAITALRRLLPEYAKETR; this is translated from the coding sequence ATGCGCGAGGACGACGAACGCGGGTACTCGCAGTTCGTGCAGGGCCGGGTGACGGCGCTGCAACGGACGGCGTACCACCTGTGTGGCGACTGGCATGAGGCGCACGATCTGGTGCAGGCGGCCCTGATCCGCCTGTATCGGCACTGGCCCCGGGTCAGCGCGGCCGACTCGCCTGACGCGTACGTCCGCCGGATGCTGGTGAACGTCTTCCTGGACCAACGCCGCGGCTGGTGGTCGCGGCACGTGCGGCCGTTCGGCGACCCACCTGAACTGCCCGCGAGCACCGCGGATCCCGCGGTTGACCTCGTCGTGGACCGCGCCGTCGATCTCCAGGCGGCGCTCGTCCGCCTCTCGCCCGGCCAACGCGCGGTGCTCGTCCTGCGGTACTGGGAAGGGCTCGACGTGGCCGAGACCGCTGCCGCCCTCGGCTGCTCGCCGGGCACCGTCAAGAGTCAGACGTCGTACGCGATCACGGCGCTACGCCGGCTGCTCCCCGAGTACGCGAAGGAGACCCGGTGA